In the genome of Vicia villosa cultivar HV-30 ecotype Madison, WI linkage group LG7, Vvil1.0, whole genome shotgun sequence, one region contains:
- the LOC131618755 gene encoding uncharacterized protein LOC131618755, with amino-acid sequence MAAPVERLLGDYGGANAPAGRMTIVNQPVDVAHFQLHPATIRQLEKKPFSGRINEDANKHLQRFLTMTTSLKIEGHSEEAKNVSQPEGLVDMKLSTQVVKIEDQVAAEVERRLKQMGLEKQTVAQVQPAQASQPVGCEICGGPHFTVQCVATAQQDQSGSAPKQGVLPYQGQQSQQQYRPPQQHYQQPQQQAPRKADWEIAIEKMAAQSSQLQEETRSNFRNTGSSIKNLEIQMSQIAQQLANTQQPGALPSATVTNPKDHNNVSAIVTRSGKGKGVVENNDEEEEPLLEVDLEIRENEVEAEEVVVMKPTPKEKVVEQKQKPAVKLPFPIRNKKKEQHEKNFEKFLEMFKKLEINIPFLEALEQMPTYAKFMKDIIAKKRTIDRDPIILTETCSAILQGMKIPVKKKDRGSVTIPCTIGDRSFKKALIDLGASVSLMPLSIYKRLGIGNVQDTRMTLQFADHSVKRPYGIVEDVLVKIDKFVFLVDFVILEMPEDEEIPIILGRPFLETG; translated from the exons ATGGCAGCTCCCGTAGAAAGGCTGTTAGGTGATTACGGTGGAGCGAATGCACCagctggccggatgacaattgtGAATCAACCGGTGGATGTTGCTCACTTTCAGTTACATCCAGCAACGATTAGACAGTTGGAGAAGAAACCCTTTTCGGGAAGGataaatgaagatgctaataagcatttacaaaggtttctCACCATGACAACTTCTCTAAAGATAGaaggacactctgaagaagcaaagaa tgttagcCAACCTGAAGGATTAGTGGATATGAAATTGTCAACGCAAGTTGTAAAAATTGAAGATCAGGTAGCTGCGGAAGTTGAGCGGAGATTGAAACAGATGGGTCTTGAAAAGCAAACAGTTgcacaagttcaaccggctcaagcAAGTCAACCGGTAGGGTGTGAAATctgtggaggacctcattttactGTTCAGTGTGTTGCTACAGCTCAACAG GACCAATCAGGGAGTGCTCCTAAACAAGGGGTGCTTCCATATCAAGGTCAACAGTCGCAACAACAATATCGACCTCcccaacaacattatcaacaacctcagcaacaagCCCCCaggaaagcagattgggagattgccatcgaaaaaatggcagctcaaagctcTCAGCTTCAAGAAGAAACGAGGAGTAATTTCCGGAATACGGGTTCCTCCATTAAAAATTTGgagattcaaatgagtcagatagcacagCAGCTAGCAAACACTCAACAGCCGGGCGCTTTACCAAGTGCCACAGTTACCAATCCTAAAGATCATAACAATGTGAGCGCTATTGTCACTAGGAGCGGTAAAGGGAAAGGTGTAGTTGAAAATAATGACGAGGAAGAGGAACCATTGCTGGAGGTAGACTTAGAGATAAGAGAAAATGAGGTAGAAGCTGAGGAAGTGGTGGTGATGAAACCAACACCAAAAGAGAAGGTGGTTGAACAAAAACAAAAGCCGGCAGTAAAACTTCCTTTTCCGATAAGGAACAAGAAAAAAGAGCAACatgagaagaattttgaaaagttcttggagatgttcaagaaGTTGGAGATTAATATTCCATTCTTAGAGGCATTAGAACAAATGCCTACTTATGCAaaattcatgaaggacatcatcGCCAAGAAAAGAACCATTGATCGTGACCCTATTATTCTAACTGAAACGTGTAGTGCTATcttgcagggtatgaagattccggtGAAGAAGAAAGATCGGGGTTCCGTGACTATTCCTTGTACAATTGGGGATAGGTCATTCAAGAAAGCTCTAattgatttgggagcaagtgtgagCCTTATGCCGTTATCGATCTACAAGAGATTGGGGATAGGTAACGTacaagatacaagaatgacactccagTTTGCTGACCACTCAGTTAAAAGACCGTATGGGATAGTAGAAGATGTGCTTGTGAAAATCGACAAATTCGTGTTCCTAGTGGATTTTGTGATTCTAGAGATGCCGGAAGATGAGGAGATCCCTATCATTTTAGGAAGGCCATTTCTAGAGACGGGGTGA